A region from the Musa acuminata AAA Group cultivar baxijiao chromosome BXJ1-10, Cavendish_Baxijiao_AAA, whole genome shotgun sequence genome encodes:
- the LOC108951511 gene encoding uncharacterized protein LOC108951511 — MGNANSIPEAQRTMQRQLQYCQEMRTQLECQVSSLETLAWRRKDEIERNMADSTRNFGIFKDCLDELEQAESIFQHLSTKKSICEKEVARLSDELNDLDPESAARAGEHSPETSAEIRESPESGFSIDYDTFFGKQKTQPHYPYVKDS, encoded by the exons ATGGGGAACGCCAATAGCATTCCGGAAGCCCAGCGGACGATGCAGCGCCAGCTCCAGTACTGCCAGGAAATGCGCACCCAGTTGGAATGTCAAGTCTCTTCTCTCGAAACACTAGCCTGGAGGAGGAAGGACGAAATAGAAAGGAACATG GCTGATAGTACCCGGAACTTCGGTATCTTTAAGGATTGCCTTGACGAACTTGAGCAAGCGGAGTCAATATTCCAACACCTATCGACAAAGAAATCGATCTGTGAAAAAGAG GTTGCAAGATTATCCGATGAGCTTAATGACTTAGATCCAGAAAGTGCAGCCAGGGCTGGCGAGCATTCtccagaaacctctgcagaaataagAGAATCCCCTGAAAGTG GTTTCAGCATAGACTATGACACATTCTTCGGTAAGCAGAAGACACAACCACATTATCCTTATGTCAAAGATTCTTGA